One genomic segment of Clostridium saccharoperbutylacetonicum N1-4(HMT) includes these proteins:
- the pstB gene encoding phosphate ABC transporter ATP-binding protein PstB — protein MNIIETKDLCLYYGENQALKNIDIAINKNEVTALIGPSGCGKSTFLRTLNRMNDLIEIVKITGNVFFEGKDIYKDYDDIDLRKRVGMVFQRPNPFPMSIYDNIAYGPRIHGIKNKKILDEIVEKSLIGAALWDETKDRLKSSALGMSGGQQQRLCIARTLAVSPEVILMDEPTSALDPISTSKMEELMDELKKKYTVIIVTHNMQQAGRIADKTAFFLNGEVIEYGKTEDIFYNPRDKRTEDYITGRFG, from the coding sequence ATGAATATAATAGAAACTAAAGACTTATGCTTATATTATGGAGAAAATCAGGCTCTTAAAAATATTGATATAGCTATAAATAAAAATGAAGTTACTGCACTTATTGGACCTTCAGGTTGCGGAAAGTCAACATTTTTAAGAACTTTAAATAGAATGAATGATTTAATTGAAATTGTAAAAATTACAGGGAATGTTTTTTTTGAAGGTAAAGATATTTATAAAGATTATGATGATATAGACTTAAGAAAGAGAGTAGGAATGGTGTTCCAAAGGCCTAATCCGTTTCCAATGTCTATTTATGATAATATTGCCTATGGACCTAGAATACATGGAATAAAGAATAAAAAAATATTAGATGAAATAGTAGAAAAAAGTTTAATAGGTGCAGCTCTCTGGGATGAAACTAAGGATAGATTAAAATCAAGTGCTCTTGGAATGTCTGGAGGACAACAGCAAAGATTGTGCATTGCAAGAACTTTGGCTGTTTCACCAGAAGTAATACTAATGGATGAACCAACTTCGGCTTTAGATCCTATTTCTACTAGTAAAATGGAAGAACTAATGGATGAATTAAAAAAGAAATATACGGTAATAATAGTAACACATAATATGCAGCAAGCAGGAAGAATAGCTGATAAAACAGCATTCTTTTTAAATGGAGAAGTAATTGAATATGGGAAAACAGAAGATATATTTTATAATCCAAGGGATAAAAGAACGGAAGATTATATAACAGGAAGATTTGGTTAA
- the pstA gene encoding phosphate ABC transporter permease PstA, producing MDAKRVDKIATVVFYVISTFIVVLLGAFILYILYRGGSMLKPSFLFGNPKTTGTGGGIGPELFNSFYMLIISLVITIPIGVGAGIYLAEYAKEGPILRFIRMSLETISSLPSIVIGMFGLLVFVTMAGWGYSILAGALSVSILNIPSMTRISENAISAASKKVKEASIGLGATKWQTLAKITVPTAMGEILTGIILASGRIFGEAAAFLYTAGLSSKSLNFDSISLSGNSSAFSLFRPAETLAVHIWKLNSEGIVPDAAQIANGTAAVLIIAVLIFNVGARLLGNRLMKAYSGK from the coding sequence ATGGATGCAAAAAGAGTTGATAAGATAGCTACAGTTGTATTTTATGTTATTAGTACGTTCATAGTGGTACTACTTGGGGCATTTATATTATATATTTTATATAGAGGTGGAAGTATGTTAAAACCTTCATTTCTATTTGGAAATCCAAAAACCACTGGTACTGGTGGTGGAATCGGACCTGAATTGTTTAATTCATTTTATATGTTAATTATTTCTTTAGTAATAACAATTCCAATTGGAGTTGGTGCTGGGATTTATTTAGCAGAATATGCAAAAGAAGGCCCTATTCTTAGATTTATTAGAATGTCTTTGGAAACAATATCTTCACTTCCATCGATTGTTATCGGTATGTTTGGATTATTGGTTTTTGTTACTATGGCAGGCTGGGGATATTCAATACTTGCTGGAGCTTTGTCAGTAAGTATATTGAATATACCATCTATGACTAGAATTTCAGAAAATGCTATAAGTGCAGCAAGTAAGAAAGTAAAAGAAGCTTCAATTGGTCTTGGTGCAACTAAATGGCAAACACTTGCAAAGATTACAGTGCCAACAGCAATGGGAGAGATACTAACAGGAATAATATTGGCATCTGGTAGAATTTTCGGAGAAGCAGCAGCATTTTTATATACAGCTGGACTAAGTTCAAAAAGTTTAAATTTTGATTCCATAAGTTTATCTGGAAATAGTTCTGCATTTTCTCTTTTTAGACCAGCAGAAACTTTAGCAGTACATATATGGAAGTTGAATTCAGAAGGAATAGTACCTGATGCAGCTCAAATAGCTAATGGAACAGCGGCTGTACTTATTATAGCTGTACTTATATTTAATGTTGGTGCTAGATTACTAGGAAATAGATTAATGAAAGCTTATAGTGGGAAGTAG